The following proteins come from a genomic window of Tindallia californiensis:
- a CDS encoding hydrolase has product MRLIKENSTAVIIDMQEKLTPHVQHHKDLMERMKILIKGLKALGVPILVTEQYRKGLGPTIPEIQEVLEEEVTVEKMAFSCCDDDEFQKALDKTGRTQVIVAGIEAHVCVLQTVIDLIEKGYQPIVVEDCLSSRKTMDKDIAMKRMAQEGARTVSCESILFELCRYAGTDTFKKISKLVK; this is encoded by the coding sequence ATGAGGCTGATAAAAGAAAACTCAACCGCCGTTATCATTGATATGCAAGAAAAACTAACACCTCATGTACAACACCATAAAGATTTGATGGAACGGATGAAAATTCTCATTAAAGGATTAAAAGCGCTAGGAGTTCCAATACTGGTGACGGAACAATATCGAAAAGGGCTGGGACCAACCATACCGGAAATTCAAGAAGTACTGGAGGAAGAGGTGACGGTTGAAAAAATGGCCTTTAGCTGTTGTGATGATGATGAATTTCAAAAGGCGCTAGACAAAACAGGACGGACACAGGTAATTGTAGCTGGTATTGAAGCTCATGTATGCGTGCTTCAAACAGTGATTGATTTAATAGAAAAAGGCTATCAACCCATTGTAGTAGAAGATTGTTTATCTTCCAGAAAAACGATGGACAAAGATATTGCAATGAAAAGAATGGCGCAAGAAGGAGCAAGGACGGTTAGCTGTGAATCAATTCTTTTTGAATTGTGCCGTTATGCGGGAACGGATACCTTTAAAAAGATTTCTAAATTGGTGAAATAA
- a CDS encoding ketopantoate reductase family protein: protein MKISIIGSGAMGCLFGYYLVKAKAEVTLIDTWQEHIEAIDKNGLTIMDGEHIDHVHIKAFSEAYQQTEKMDLIIIFVKAYDTRNALEKSLHLIGEDTRIMTLQNGVGNIEVISEFVSKEKIIGGTTAHGAMLKEKGVVVHAGRGKTRIGRIEGENGKTEEAIRTLFNESKIDTDIEKNIDGLIWDKLLVNAGINGLTAILNIANGKLLEREETEILMKNLVMEAISVAEKAKIQISYPDPLHHVKAVAKATGNNRSSMLQDLNRGKKTEIEYINGAIARKGKELGIPTPYNDFLQQLVKAKEKLS, encoded by the coding sequence TTGAAAATTTCTATTATAGGATCCGGTGCAATGGGATGTCTTTTTGGTTATTATCTCGTAAAGGCGAAGGCGGAGGTAACGCTGATTGATACCTGGCAGGAACATATTGAAGCCATCGATAAAAATGGATTAACCATCATGGATGGGGAGCATATCGATCACGTACACATAAAAGCTTTCTCAGAGGCTTACCAGCAGACAGAAAAAATGGATCTTATTATTATCTTCGTCAAGGCCTATGATACAAGAAATGCATTAGAAAAAAGTTTGCATCTAATAGGAGAGGATACTCGTATCATGACCTTGCAAAACGGTGTTGGGAACATAGAGGTTATCAGTGAGTTTGTCTCTAAAGAAAAGATTATTGGTGGAACCACTGCTCATGGTGCTATGCTAAAAGAAAAAGGAGTAGTGGTTCATGCAGGGAGAGGTAAGACCAGAATTGGTCGTATTGAAGGAGAAAATGGAAAAACAGAAGAGGCTATCCGTACACTCTTTAATGAGTCAAAAATAGATACAGATATTGAAAAGAATATTGACGGACTGATCTGGGATAAACTTCTGGTTAACGCAGGAATAAACGGCTTGACGGCAATCTTGAACATTGCAAATGGGAAGTTGTTGGAGAGAGAAGAAACAGAGATCTTAATGAAAAACTTGGTGATGGAAGCGATTAGCGTAGCTGAAAAAGCAAAGATACAGATATCTTATCCTGACCCATTACACCATGTGAAAGCCGTGGCGAAAGCTACGGGAAATAATAGATCCTCTATGTTACAGGACCTAAACCGAGGTAAAAAAACAGAAATTGAGTATATTAACGGTGCTATTGCAAGAAAAGGGAAAGAACTGGGAATTCCAACACCATAT
- the panB gene encoding 3-methyl-2-oxobutanoate hydroxymethyltransferase, which translates to MSKITTQKLRRMKEEGEKISMVTAYDYPTSVLANRAGIDVVLVGDSLAMTILGEENTVSIGMKEMVYHIKPVVKGAPDALVVGDMPFGSYQISKKKAVKNAVQLMKKGGCDAVKLEGGAEMAEVVKAIVDAGIPVMGHIGLTPQTVSKLGGFKVQGKSVEAAEVLLKDALKLQEAGAWGLVLEAIPEEVGKLITKKSDIPTIGIGAGRYCDGQVLVFHDMFGLFQRFVPKFVKQYGQLGDQVVDGLETFKKEIQEGRFPASQHKFSGVEEEELTHLY; encoded by the coding sequence ATGTCAAAAATAACAACACAAAAACTAAGAAGAATGAAAGAGGAAGGAGAAAAAATAAGCATGGTAACCGCCTATGATTATCCGACCTCCGTTCTTGCGAATCGGGCTGGCATAGATGTCGTACTAGTAGGTGACTCTTTGGCAATGACCATTCTTGGGGAAGAGAATACCGTTTCAATAGGAATGAAGGAAATGGTTTATCATATTAAACCAGTGGTTAAAGGCGCTCCTGATGCACTTGTTGTTGGAGATATGCCCTTTGGATCTTATCAAATATCTAAGAAAAAAGCTGTGAAGAATGCGGTTCAACTTATGAAGAAAGGTGGTTGTGATGCTGTTAAACTAGAAGGTGGCGCAGAAATGGCGGAGGTGGTGAAAGCCATTGTTGATGCCGGAATTCCTGTGATGGGCCATATTGGACTTACGCCTCAAACCGTATCCAAGCTGGGCGGTTTCAAAGTTCAGGGGAAATCCGTAGAAGCAGCGGAAGTTCTCTTGAAAGATGCACTGAAGTTGCAGGAAGCAGGAGCTTGGGGATTAGTGCTAGAAGCAATACCGGAAGAAGTAGGTAAGTTGATTACAAAAAAGAGTGATATACCAACGATAGGTATAGGCGCTGGTCGTTATTGTGATGGACAAGTCCTTGTGTTCCATGATATGTTTGGGCTTTTTCAACGTTTTGTTCCAAAATTTGTGAAGCAATATGGGCAATTAGGAGATCAAGTGGTAGATGGACTAGAAACCTTTAAAAAAGAAATTCAGGAAGGTCGTTTTCCAGCATCCCAGCATAAGTTTAGTGGAGTAGAGGAAGAAGAACTAACGCATTTGTATTAA